Proteins encoded within one genomic window of Bacillus thuringiensis:
- a CDS encoding multidrug effflux MFS transporter — protein MKKVSVPSLLLMIILVAFPQISETIYTPSLPDISKALHVSNNEVQLTLSVYFAGFALGVFFIGWLSDIIGRRPAMLFGIVVYGVGSFLCFIANSIEVLLVSRFIQAFGASAGSVVTQTILRESVEGHKRHVMFAQISAVIAFTPAIGPLIGGFLDQMFGFKIVFLSLVVMSIGIFLYTFVSLPETKTDSVTNKINVFSVLKRLITNPKVVTYGVLIGGANGVLFSYYAEAPFIFIEYFQLSPSMYGFLGIVVASASIIGAKVSKQLLATYKPEKIIYIGCLVMTVGAILLSVITFVGLNPNVVYMIGFLVAMFILLLGIGIALPNCLSLALVDFQDVIGTAGALFSLGYYVIVTITIWGMSQLHTGSLLVMPLYFLAIVVIMMVFTKMFILGKQTSKMI, from the coding sequence ATGAAAAAAGTCTCAGTACCATCACTTTTATTAATGATCATTCTTGTTGCATTTCCGCAAATTAGTGAAACAATTTACACACCGTCTTTACCTGATATTTCAAAGGCGTTACATGTAAGTAATAATGAGGTACAGTTAACACTTAGTGTGTATTTTGCTGGATTTGCTTTAGGTGTATTTTTTATTGGATGGCTATCAGATATAATTGGTCGTCGCCCAGCAATGTTATTTGGAATTGTTGTATATGGTGTTGGGAGTTTCTTATGCTTTATTGCAAATTCCATTGAAGTTTTATTGGTAAGTCGTTTTATTCAAGCGTTTGGAGCAAGTGCAGGATCAGTTGTGACACAAACGATTCTACGTGAAAGTGTAGAGGGGCATAAGCGCCACGTTATGTTTGCTCAAATTTCGGCAGTTATTGCTTTTACACCAGCGATAGGGCCGTTAATTGGTGGCTTTCTTGATCAAATGTTTGGATTTAAAATCGTATTTTTGAGTTTAGTAGTTATGAGTATCGGGATTTTTCTGTATACGTTTGTTTCTCTTCCAGAAACAAAAACGGACTCGGTAACGAATAAAATAAATGTGTTTTCAGTCTTGAAGAGGTTAATTACAAATCCGAAAGTAGTAACATATGGGGTATTAATTGGAGGAGCAAATGGTGTTTTATTTAGCTATTATGCAGAAGCACCGTTTATCTTTATTGAATACTTTCAGTTGTCGCCTAGTATGTATGGATTTTTAGGAATTGTTGTTGCTTCTGCTTCTATTATTGGGGCGAAAGTTTCAAAACAATTGCTTGCCACGTATAAACCAGAGAAAATTATATATATTGGTTGTCTTGTAATGACAGTGGGAGCTATCCTTTTATCTGTTATTACGTTTGTTGGATTAAATCCCAACGTAGTATATATGATTGGATTTTTAGTAGCGATGTTTATATTGCTATTAGGAATCGGGATAGCGCTACCTAACTGTTTAAGTTTAGCATTGGTAGATTTCCAAGATGTTATTGGTACAGCAGGAGCATTGTTTAGCTTAGGATACTATGTAATTGTAACGATAACAATTTGGGGAATGAGCCAACTGCATACGGGTTCGTTACTCGTGATGCCACTTTATTTTCTAGCTATAGTCGTTATCATGATGGTGTTTACTAAAATGTTTATTTTAGGTAAACAAACTTCAAAAATGATTTAA
- a CDS encoding DUF5823 family protein, which produces MIEILRTVINFLISLFSGELPLVYYVWIIALFIMQIIQATLSYKLFKKKTNFSTYMSTELLAFIILLFGGILISKLLAYIIDDPTISMTNVTHYFISLIILTIFVSTGFIKDFLQTSINNKNIALFSILVISLLASILSFKFLPLLIEGHFSLSKSFIITLIIVVIGLITLLISLEEKYADEKETENL; this is translated from the coding sequence ATGATTGAAATTTTAAGAACAGTAATAAATTTCCTAATCTCTCTATTCTCAGGAGAATTACCACTTGTCTATTATGTGTGGATTATCGCTCTATTTATCATGCAAATAATCCAGGCTACTCTAAGCTATAAGCTCTTTAAAAAGAAAACTAATTTCAGCACTTATATGTCAACAGAATTACTCGCTTTTATCATTCTATTGTTTGGCGGTATATTAATATCTAAGTTACTTGCCTATATCATAGATGACCCTACTATTAGTATGACAAATGTAACACATTATTTTATTTCACTGATCATATTAACTATATTTGTCTCTACTGGTTTTATTAAAGATTTTTTACAAACATCTATCAATAATAAAAATATAGCCCTTTTTAGTATTTTAGTAATTTCCTTATTAGCTAGTATACTTTCATTCAAGTTTTTACCACTTTTAATTGAAGGTCATTTCTCTCTTTCTAAATCTTTTATAATTACATTAATTATCGTAGTAATTGGGTTAATTACTCTATTAATTTCTTTAGAGGAAAAGTATGCAGATGAAAAAGAAACGGAAAATTTATAG
- a CDS encoding SDR family NAD(P)-dependent oxidoreductase encodes MKLKDKVAIITGGASGIGESTVRLFIKEGAKVVIADFSERGKDLSDELNAHGYNTLFIKTDVTKEADIKQLIHETVSTYGKLDIMYANAGVADDAPANELSYEKWKRTIDINLSGVFLSDKYSIEQFLKQGTGGVIVNAGSIHSFVSLPTPTAYSSAKGGVKLLTQNLCTAYAKYGIRINAVCPGYIDTPLLSSVNPQQKEYLASLHPQGRLGTPEEVAKAVLFLASDDASFVNGTTLLVDGGYTAH; translated from the coding sequence ATGAAATTAAAAGACAAAGTAGCAATCATAACTGGTGGTGCAAGTGGAATTGGCGAATCTACTGTTCGCCTTTTTATCAAAGAAGGTGCAAAAGTAGTTATTGCTGACTTTTCTGAACGTGGAAAAGATCTATCAGATGAATTGAATGCACATGGATATAATACGTTATTTATTAAAACCGATGTAACAAAAGAGGCAGATATTAAACAGCTAATCCATGAGACAGTAAGTACATACGGTAAATTAGATATTATGTATGCCAATGCCGGCGTTGCTGATGATGCACCGGCAAACGAATTATCCTACGAAAAATGGAAAAGAACCATTGATATTAACTTGTCTGGGGTATTCCTTTCTGATAAATATTCGATTGAACAATTTCTTAAACAAGGTACAGGCGGTGTCATCGTTAATGCTGGTTCGATTCATAGTTTTGTTTCATTACCTACCCCAACAGCATACTCCTCTGCAAAAGGTGGTGTGAAACTATTAACTCAAAATTTATGTACTGCCTACGCTAAATATGGAATACGTATTAACGCGGTCTGTCCTGGCTATATTGACACCCCTTTACTTAGTAGTGTTAATCCTCAACAGAAAGAATATTTAGCTTCACTTCATCCACAAGGCAGACTTGGAACACCAGAAGAAGTAGCAAAAGCTGTCTTATTTTTAGCAAGTGATGATGCTAGTTTTGTTAATGGTACAACACTTCTTGTTGATGGAGGCTATACTGCACATTAA
- the bshB2 gene encoding bacillithiol biosynthesis deacetylase BshB2: MERHVLVVFPHPDDEAFAAGGTIRLLTDQGVPVTYACGTLGQMGRNMGKNVFANRETIPNIRKKELKDACEAMGIQDLRMLGFHDKTLEFEDVDFVADKIEAIIQEVNPSRIITFYPEHGVHPDHDAFGRAVVRAVSRMSKEERPVIHAVAITKNREAVLGEPDVVNNISEVFEHKLAALGAHRSQTEAMLEETHAKIKNKDAATLKWLQLEQFWTYKWE, translated from the coding sequence ATGGAGAGACATGTACTTGTTGTATTTCCGCATCCAGATGATGAAGCATTTGCTGCAGGAGGAACAATTCGCTTATTAACAGATCAAGGAGTACCTGTAACGTATGCGTGTGGTACTTTAGGACAAATGGGACGTAACATGGGAAAAAACGTGTTCGCTAACCGTGAAACGATTCCAAATATCCGTAAAAAAGAATTGAAAGATGCATGTGAAGCGATGGGGATTCAAGACTTAAGAATGCTTGGTTTCCATGATAAAACGTTAGAATTTGAAGATGTTGATTTCGTAGCAGATAAAATTGAAGCGATCATTCAAGAAGTAAATCCATCTCGAATTATTACATTTTATCCAGAGCACGGCGTACATCCAGATCATGATGCATTTGGCCGCGCTGTCGTTCGCGCTGTATCACGTATGTCAAAAGAAGAACGTCCAGTTATTCATGCGGTTGCGATTACGAAAAACCGCGAAGCTGTACTAGGTGAGCCGGATGTTGTAAATAATATTAGTGAAGTATTCGAGCATAAATTAGCTGCACTAGGTGCGCATCGTTCACAAACAGAAGCAATGCTTGAAGAAACACACGCGAAAATCAAAAACAAAGATGCAGCAACATTAAAATGGTTGCAACTTGAACAATTTTGGACTTATAAATGGGAGTAG
- a CDS encoding YojF family protein: MEIVKDSSLIQNEIERFVNKDVYIHLETTNGAYASHFNEKMMTVGAFIRNAIIRFERGKITGTNPYRVGLKMDHGWVYAEGITHWEVDDKERLLLAGHDNQGRLAVALELSLTPFK, from the coding sequence ATGGAAATAGTAAAAGATAGTTCTCTTATTCAAAATGAAATTGAACGTTTTGTAAATAAAGATGTATATATTCATTTAGAAACGACGAATGGAGCGTACGCGTCACACTTTAATGAAAAGATGATGACAGTTGGAGCATTCATTCGAAATGCAATTATTCGCTTTGAGCGCGGGAAAATAACTGGAACAAACCCATACCGAGTTGGTTTGAAAATGGATCATGGCTGGGTATATGCTGAAGGTATTACACACTGGGAAGTAGACGATAAAGAACGTTTATTACTAGCAGGGCATGATAATCAAGGCCGCTTAGCAGTTGCACTTGAGTTAAGCTTAACGCCATTTAAGTAA
- a CDS encoding ArsB/NhaD family transporter, translating to MEQSAHEVANWQYYFAIAVFLVTYGFIISEKLNRAVIALFGAAIMIIFGVVDLHTAFTSHIQWETITLLIGMMILVHITSQSGVFEFVAIKAAKAAGGKPIRILLLLSLLTAVGSAFLDNVTTVLLIVPVTLSITRILKVNPVPYLISEVLFSNIGGTATLIGDPPNIMIGSANKHLDFNAFLLNLAPIVIIISIVTLGIIYFMYRNKLKTTPEQIEKLMALNEKDYIKDQSLLLKSISILGLTILGFVLHSIIHVDAAVIAMTGATLLMLIGVKEHDIEDVFAHVEWVTIFFFAGLFVLVGGLIDIGLISSLAKEVIDVTNGDIGFAAILILWVSGIASATIDNIPFVATMIPLIQDLATGLGLSVDSPQIEVLWWALSLGACLGGNGTLIGASANVVVAGIAKREGHAFSYMDFLKIGLPLTIIALLLSHAYIYLRYLM from the coding sequence TTGGAACAATCAGCACATGAAGTAGCAAATTGGCAATATTATTTTGCAATTGCCGTATTTTTAGTCACGTACGGATTTATTATTTCTGAGAAATTGAATCGTGCTGTAATTGCACTATTCGGTGCTGCTATTATGATTATTTTTGGAGTTGTAGATTTACATACTGCTTTCACATCACATATTCAATGGGAAACGATTACCCTTTTAATTGGGATGATGATTCTCGTACATATTACGAGTCAATCAGGCGTTTTTGAATTTGTGGCCATTAAAGCGGCAAAAGCAGCTGGCGGAAAACCAATCCGTATTTTATTATTGCTATCCCTATTAACTGCTGTCGGATCAGCATTTTTGGACAACGTAACAACCGTATTATTAATCGTACCTGTTACACTATCCATTACACGTATTTTAAAAGTTAATCCTGTTCCTTATTTAATTTCAGAAGTATTATTTTCAAATATAGGCGGAACAGCAACATTAATCGGTGATCCACCGAACATTATGATTGGATCTGCAAATAAGCATTTAGACTTCAATGCCTTTTTACTTAACTTAGCTCCTATCGTAATTATTATTTCTATCGTGACACTTGGCATTATTTACTTCATGTATCGTAACAAACTAAAAACAACACCTGAGCAAATCGAAAAATTAATGGCATTAAATGAAAAAGATTATATTAAAGATCAAAGCCTCCTTTTAAAATCCATTTCGATTTTAGGACTAACTATTTTAGGCTTTGTACTTCATTCCATTATTCATGTAGACGCTGCGGTAATTGCAATGACAGGTGCTACACTTCTTATGTTAATTGGCGTGAAAGAACATGATATTGAAGATGTATTTGCCCACGTTGAATGGGTAACCATTTTCTTCTTCGCCGGACTATTCGTTCTCGTTGGTGGTTTAATTGATATCGGCCTTATTTCTTCACTCGCAAAAGAAGTAATCGACGTTACAAATGGAGATATCGGTTTCGCTGCGATACTTATTTTATGGGTATCAGGTATCGCATCTGCAACAATTGACAATATCCCATTTGTCGCAACGATGATACCACTTATTCAAGACTTAGCTACAGGACTCGGACTATCTGTTGATTCTCCACAAATCGAAGTACTATGGTGGGCATTATCACTTGGAGCTTGCTTAGGAGGAAACGGAACATTAATCGGAGCATCAGCAAACGTAGTCGTTGCTGGTATTGCAAAACGTGAAGGACATGCTTTTTCATATATGGACTTCTTAAAAATTGGGTTACCGTTAACTATTATTGCATTATTGTTATCACACGCTTATATTTATTTACGTTATTTAATGTAA
- a CDS encoding GNAT family N-acetyltransferase translates to MMMNLFQNKTIKLSAIRESDAKVMAMWQEDSEYLRNVDTDVAFPQSFQEIASDGLLKGRRSNSVPFMLRTVQDDRLIGFVAIHSIEWNNRTGLLAIGIGDANDRGKGYGREAIHLILKYSFYELNLHRVGLDVISYNKAAIELYKKMGFQMEGCMREAVQRDGKCFDRVIMGILRDEWIMLQD, encoded by the coding sequence ATGATGATGAATCTTTTTCAAAATAAAACGATTAAATTATCAGCTATTAGAGAATCAGATGCTAAAGTAATGGCTATGTGGCAAGAAGATAGTGAGTATTTAAGAAATGTCGATACAGATGTAGCGTTTCCGCAATCGTTTCAAGAAATAGCAAGTGATGGGCTATTAAAGGGACGGAGATCGAATAGTGTACCTTTCATGTTGAGGACAGTTCAAGATGATCGTTTAATTGGTTTTGTTGCAATTCATAGTATAGAGTGGAATAACAGAACAGGGTTATTAGCAATTGGTATAGGAGATGCAAATGATAGAGGGAAGGGATATGGAAGAGAAGCGATCCATCTTATTTTAAAGTATTCTTTTTATGAATTGAATTTACACCGTGTCGGTCTTGATGTTATTTCTTATAACAAAGCTGCTATTGAATTGTATAAAAAGATGGGTTTTCAGATGGAAGGCTGTATGAGAGAAGCAGTGCAAAGAGATGGGAAGTGTTTTGATCGTGTCATTATGGGGATATTGCGGGATGAATGGATTATGCTACAAGATTAG
- a CDS encoding iron-hydroxamate ABC transporter substrate-binding protein, whose translation MKKKLTILFSIMCILVLAACGQTKSNEEATKKTEKSNDPKIASMSIHLTNDLLALGITPVGSVIGGDLKDFLPHAKEKLKDTKKLGVVTDPNMEALLQLKPTDIYVDEKYAGKDVAKYEKIAKTHSFNLDEGTWREHLKQVGKLVNREKEADKYIQDYEEQSKRVKGLIDKELGNNEKVMAIRVTAKELRVFSTKRPMGPILFQDLGLQPANGVEKIDGNRPFEVISQEVLPDFDADAIFVVVNRDDKAKAAFKQLQETPIWKDLKAVKGKHVYIINDQPWLDYSALGNKMAMDEAEKMFTK comes from the coding sequence ATGAAAAAGAAACTTACTATTTTATTTAGCATCATGTGTATTTTAGTATTAGCAGCATGTGGTCAAACGAAATCTAATGAAGAGGCAACGAAAAAAACGGAAAAAAGTAATGACCCCAAAATTGCTTCAATGTCTATTCATTTAACGAATGATTTACTTGCATTAGGAATTACACCAGTAGGTTCTGTTATTGGTGGAGATTTAAAAGATTTTTTACCGCACGCTAAAGAGAAGTTGAAAGATACGAAGAAGCTTGGTGTTGTAACAGATCCGAATATGGAAGCGTTACTTCAATTAAAGCCAACTGACATTTATGTTGATGAAAAATATGCTGGTAAAGATGTAGCGAAATACGAAAAAATTGCAAAAACACATTCTTTCAATTTAGATGAAGGTACGTGGAGAGAGCATTTAAAACAAGTTGGTAAACTTGTAAACCGTGAGAAAGAAGCAGATAAATATATTCAAGATTACGAAGAGCAATCAAAACGAGTAAAAGGTTTAATAGATAAAGAGCTAGGTAATAACGAAAAAGTAATGGCAATTCGCGTTACTGCAAAAGAATTGCGTGTATTTAGTACGAAAAGACCGATGGGACCAATTTTATTCCAAGACTTAGGATTACAACCTGCAAATGGTGTAGAGAAAATCGATGGAAACCGTCCTTTCGAAGTCATTTCACAAGAAGTATTACCTGACTTTGATGCAGATGCTATTTTCGTTGTAGTAAACAGAGATGATAAGGCAAAAGCTGCATTTAAACAACTTCAAGAAACACCAATTTGGAAAGACTTAAAAGCTGTTAAAGGTAAACACGTTTACATTATTAATGATCAACCATGGCTTGACTATTCTGCTTTAGGTAACAAAATGGCAATGGATGAAGCGGAGAAAATGTTTACGAAATAA
- a CDS encoding FecCD family ABC transporter permease: MKKILNTDKKRAVTVTIIFGCIGIAVILLSLNTGTLSIAPLKVIQTLFGHGDFESATVLYDYRMPRIIITMLAGIGLGISGAILQGLSRNALADPGILGLHSGASFGLIIFVTFFHSINENASILIPLFTFGGGVLAAFLIILLASDRSKGLLPIRLILVGIAVSAGFSAISLFFSLKLNDETYTFASRWLVGNVWGRDWIHVLALLPWIFILTPYAWLKSKTLNALSLGDSVAAGLGVSVQKERLLLLATAVGLSCASVSMAGGIGFIGLVAPHIARKLVGTTYQHFLPLAGIMGMIILVLADTIGRSIFEPNSIPAGVVVAALGAPYFLYLLTKTK, encoded by the coding sequence GTGAAGAAGATTCTAAACACGGATAAAAAGAGAGCCGTTACTGTAACTATAATATTTGGTTGTATTGGTATCGCTGTCATTTTACTTAGCTTAAATACGGGGACACTTAGCATTGCACCGCTCAAAGTAATTCAAACGCTTTTTGGTCATGGTGATTTTGAGAGTGCAACCGTGCTATACGATTATCGTATGCCAAGAATTATAATCACAATGTTAGCTGGTATTGGCCTTGGGATTTCCGGTGCGATTTTGCAAGGGTTATCACGTAATGCGTTGGCCGATCCTGGTATTCTTGGACTGCATTCAGGTGCATCTTTCGGGCTAATTATATTCGTTACTTTCTTTCATTCTATTAATGAGAATGCATCGATTTTAATACCGTTATTTACATTTGGCGGAGGAGTATTAGCTGCATTTCTTATTATTTTACTTGCGAGTGATCGGTCAAAAGGTTTACTTCCCATTAGACTTATTCTCGTTGGTATTGCGGTTTCAGCTGGCTTTAGTGCAATTTCGTTATTTTTCTCTCTCAAGTTAAATGATGAGACATATACATTCGCTTCTAGATGGCTAGTTGGTAACGTGTGGGGGAGGGATTGGATTCATGTCCTAGCATTATTACCTTGGATTTTCATACTAACCCCATATGCATGGCTAAAATCTAAAACGTTAAATGCATTGTCACTAGGTGATAGTGTAGCGGCAGGACTTGGTGTTTCTGTTCAAAAAGAACGGTTATTACTATTAGCTACAGCGGTTGGATTATCTTGCGCAAGTGTATCGATGGCAGGAGGGATTGGTTTTATCGGTTTAGTTGCTCCGCATATCGCAAGGAAGTTAGTAGGTACTACATATCAACACTTTCTTCCTTTAGCTGGCATTATGGGAATGATTATTTTAGTACTAGCAGATACGATAGGCCGTTCTATATTTGAGCCAAATTCTATTCCGGCTGGTGTAGTAGTGGCCGCATTAGGAGCACCGTATTTTCTTTATTTACTTACAAAAACAAAATAA
- a CDS encoding FecCD family ABC transporter permease, which produces MLHKPAVYAGNNRWLHIKFICFMSLTILCLIGSIFLAVAFGAKDIHLQTVWTAVFDYNPKLTQHQIIYELRLPRVIGAAVVGAAFAVAGAVMQGVTRNPLADAGVLGINAGAMFVVALSFAFFPHMPYSYLMIVSFIGAVLSTVLIFIIGSATSGGLTPMRLTIAGAVMAALLHSLSSGVAIYYDLSQDLAFWYAGGVAGVKWEHLKFLVPIILITIVFATVLGRSISLISMGDDVATNLGVKTNRTRILGMIIVVILAGVSVSAVGSIGFVGLVIPHSARKLVGVNYRLIIPMSAFLGAMLLVLADLGARTVNPPKELAIGIMVALVGVPFFLYIARKVGREL; this is translated from the coding sequence ATGTTACATAAGCCTGCTGTATATGCTGGCAATAATCGCTGGCTACATATTAAGTTCATATGTTTCATGAGCTTAACAATTTTATGTTTAATCGGCTCTATATTTTTAGCTGTTGCATTTGGTGCAAAGGATATCCATTTGCAAACCGTATGGACAGCGGTTTTTGATTATAATCCGAAATTAACGCAGCACCAAATTATTTATGAATTAAGACTCCCAAGGGTAATTGGTGCAGCAGTTGTAGGAGCAGCTTTTGCAGTGGCTGGAGCTGTTATGCAGGGCGTAACACGAAATCCTTTAGCGGATGCAGGTGTGCTTGGCATAAATGCAGGTGCGATGTTTGTAGTAGCACTTAGTTTTGCCTTTTTCCCGCATATGCCGTATTCCTATTTGATGATTGTCTCCTTTATTGGAGCGGTCTTAAGTACAGTGCTCATTTTTATTATCGGATCAGCAACATCAGGCGGGTTAACACCGATGAGATTAACGATAGCTGGGGCAGTTATGGCTGCGCTTTTACATTCGTTAAGTTCAGGTGTCGCGATTTATTATGACTTAAGTCAAGATTTAGCGTTTTGGTACGCTGGTGGTGTTGCAGGGGTTAAGTGGGAACACTTGAAATTTTTAGTTCCTATTATTCTCATAACAATTGTTTTTGCGACAGTGTTAGGGCGGTCTATTTCACTCATATCAATGGGGGATGATGTCGCTACGAATTTAGGAGTAAAAACAAATCGAACGAGAATACTAGGAATGATTATAGTAGTCATTCTTGCAGGGGTATCTGTTTCAGCTGTTGGCTCTATTGGATTTGTAGGACTAGTTATCCCGCATAGTGCTAGAAAATTAGTTGGTGTTAATTATCGACTCATTATTCCTATGTCAGCATTTTTAGGAGCTATGTTATTAGTTTTAGCTGACTTAGGGGCAAGAACAGTAAATCCTCCTAAAGAACTTGCAATAGGAATTATGGTAGCTCTTGTTGGAGTTCCATTCTTCCTCTATATAGCACGTAAAGTTGGGAGGGAGTTGTAA
- a CDS encoding DUF817 domain-containing protein, whose product MLYIKQLLYFTYEQALSCLFPVVIFLTLALSKIVSIPGLYRYDFILIVCLLMQWVMYKTALETKDELKVITVFHLIGLLLEIYKVHFGSWSYPEEAYSRIFGVPLYSGFMYASVASYICQAWRRLHLQMYHWPKAIFVIPLGAMIYFNFFTHHFLYDFRWFLTLLLFIVFFRTFVEFSLRGVTYKMPLVLSFFLIGFFIWIAENIATFFGAWQYPNQREAWNLVHLSKISSWFLLVVISIMIVTQLKHLKESKR is encoded by the coding sequence ATGTTATATATAAAACAACTACTCTATTTTACTTATGAACAAGCATTATCCTGCTTATTCCCAGTCGTTATTTTCTTAACACTAGCCCTTTCAAAAATCGTTTCGATCCCAGGGTTATACCGCTACGATTTCATACTCATCGTATGCCTTCTTATGCAGTGGGTTATGTACAAGACTGCCCTTGAGACGAAAGACGAATTAAAAGTAATTACTGTCTTCCACCTCATCGGCCTTTTACTAGAAATATATAAAGTTCATTTCGGTTCATGGAGTTATCCAGAAGAGGCGTATTCAAGGATTTTTGGGGTCCCGCTTTACAGCGGCTTTATGTATGCGAGTGTTGCAAGTTACATATGCCAAGCGTGGAGAAGACTACATTTACAAATGTATCATTGGCCGAAAGCTATTTTTGTAATACCTCTAGGAGCAATGATTTACTTCAATTTTTTCACACATCATTTTCTATACGATTTTAGATGGTTCTTAACGTTACTTCTATTCATCGTTTTCTTTCGAACATTTGTGGAATTTTCATTACGAGGCGTTACATATAAAATGCCGCTCGTTCTCTCCTTTTTTCTTATCGGATTCTTTATTTGGATTGCAGAAAACATCGCAACATTTTTCGGTGCATGGCAATATCCAAATCAACGGGAAGCTTGGAATCTCGTTCACTTAAGTAAAATCAGCTCATGGTTTTTACTCGTTGTTATTAGCATTATGATTGTTACACAACTTAAACATTTGAAGGAGTCGAAAAGATAA
- a CDS encoding DinB family protein, with the protein MNRLVGLKQFEITRGALLKFMETLDDKTADTQPEGFNNTIRWHIGHVLTAAEVFMFGKEFKQLPTEYPGMFGYGSRPSKWKTEGPSLEVLTAQLQEQAKRINEMPAEAFENKLPEPFLGLETVGELYGMMLYHEADHIGQMKAMERIIKAL; encoded by the coding sequence ATGAATAGACTAGTTGGCTTGAAACAATTTGAAATAACGCGCGGGGCGTTACTTAAATTTATGGAAACGTTAGATGATAAAACTGCGGATACGCAGCCAGAGGGTTTTAACAATACAATTCGCTGGCATATCGGTCATGTGCTAACGGCAGCAGAAGTTTTCATGTTTGGAAAAGAATTCAAACAATTACCAACGGAATATCCAGGTATGTTTGGATATGGATCAAGACCATCTAAATGGAAAACAGAAGGACCGTCATTAGAAGTATTAACAGCCCAATTACAAGAACAAGCAAAACGTATTAACGAAATGCCAGCAGAAGCATTTGAAAATAAACTGCCAGAGCCATTTTTAGGACTAGAAACAGTTGGTGAGCTTTACGGTATGATGCTTTATCATGAAGCAGATCATATTGGTCAGATGAAAGCAATGGAACGTATTATTAAGGCTCTTTAG
- a CDS encoding DinB family protein encodes MLHVLKQQYNLISATRETLFTFLEEIPLEKLHSTVPNFGSGSIIKTHIHVADCYRYWLGSFAFKQKRADFSFASDYEIEHADVTKVRARFKLVDETVQRFLDEYNDRWLENIANEVKWQKEPWSTTPLWLLTHTETHEFHHKGQIVSMARHLGYNPPDTDLI; translated from the coding sequence ATGTTACATGTTTTAAAACAGCAATATAATCTTATTAGCGCTACAAGAGAAACTCTATTCACATTTTTAGAAGAAATCCCATTAGAAAAATTACATAGCACTGTTCCGAATTTCGGGAGCGGTAGCATTATAAAGACACATATTCATGTAGCCGATTGCTATCGATACTGGCTTGGATCATTCGCATTCAAGCAAAAACGGGCAGATTTTTCATTTGCTAGTGATTATGAAATTGAGCATGCAGATGTCACGAAAGTCCGTGCTAGATTTAAGTTAGTAGATGAAACTGTACAACGTTTTTTAGATGAATACAATGACCGTTGGCTCGAAAATATAGCAAATGAAGTGAAATGGCAAAAAGAACCTTGGAGTACAACTCCGCTATGGCTTTTAACTCATACGGAGACACATGAATTTCACCATAAAGGACAAATTGTATCTATGGCTCGTCATCTTGGATACAATCCTCCTGATACAGACCTTATTTAA